A genomic window from Microbacterium sp. ET2 includes:
- a CDS encoding cell division protein SepF, with amino-acid sequence MSNPLKKTMVYLGLADEEEVYEEPASQPAARQKPQAVEKAAPITPIHRPAVVRQPAPTAVSEILTVHPKQYRDAQVIAENFRDGIPVIINLSQMSDADARRLIDFASGLSLGLYGRIERVTSKVFLLSPENVAVSGDGAIAHADPEAVPFS; translated from the coding sequence ATGTCGAACCCGCTCAAGAAGACCATGGTGTACCTGGGCCTCGCCGATGAGGAAGAGGTCTACGAAGAGCCCGCGTCGCAGCCGGCCGCTCGGCAGAAGCCGCAGGCGGTCGAGAAGGCCGCTCCCATCACACCGATCCACCGTCCGGCCGTCGTCCGCCAGCCCGCGCCGACCGCGGTGAGCGAGATCCTGACCGTCCACCCCAAGCAGTACCGCGACGCGCAGGTGATCGCAGAGAACTTCCGCGACGGGATCCCGGTGATCATCAACCTCTCGCAGATGTCGGATGCCGATGCGCGCCGTCTCATCGACTTCGCCAGCGGCCTGTCGCTCGGTCTGTACGGGCGCATCGAGCGTGTCACGAGCAAGGTCTTCCTTCTCTCGCCCGAGAACGTCGCCGTATCCGGAGACGGTGCCATCGCGCACGCGGACCCGGAAGCCGTGCCCTTCTCGTAG
- the ftsZ gene encoding cell division protein FtsZ, whose translation MSQNQNYLAVIKVVGVGGGGVNAVNRMIELGLRGVEFIAINTDAQALLMSDADVKLDVGREPTRGLGAGADPEVGRRAAEDHAEEIEEALRGADMVFVTAGEGGGTGTGGAPVVAKIAKSIGALTIGVVTKPFSFEGRRRQSQAEAGVGRLKEEVDTLIVVPNDRLLEISDRGISMVEAFATADQVLLAGVQGITDLITTPGLINLDFADVKSVMQGAGSALMGIGSARGADRAIKAAELAVESPLLEASIEGAHGVLLSIQGGSNLGIFEINDAAQLVKEAAHPEANIIFGTVIDDTLGDEVRVTVIAAGFDGGEPSLRIDPVAAARPASVPVVPAMPAVDAAREVEPERVEPKKESISVGATLPDTGYDSAFGDDDLDIPDFLK comes from the coding sequence ATGAGCCAGAACCAGAACTACCTCGCCGTGATCAAGGTGGTCGGTGTGGGCGGCGGCGGCGTGAACGCCGTCAACCGCATGATCGAACTCGGGCTGCGTGGCGTGGAGTTCATCGCGATCAACACCGACGCCCAGGCGCTGCTCATGAGCGACGCCGACGTCAAGCTCGACGTCGGACGTGAGCCCACGCGCGGGCTCGGCGCCGGTGCCGACCCCGAGGTGGGTCGTCGGGCGGCCGAGGACCATGCGGAGGAGATCGAGGAGGCCCTGCGCGGTGCCGACATGGTCTTCGTCACCGCGGGCGAAGGCGGTGGGACCGGCACCGGTGGCGCACCCGTGGTCGCCAAGATCGCGAAGTCCATCGGAGCCCTCACCATCGGTGTGGTCACCAAGCCCTTCTCCTTCGAGGGTCGTCGTCGGCAGAGCCAGGCCGAGGCCGGCGTCGGACGGCTGAAGGAGGAGGTCGACACCCTCATCGTCGTGCCGAATGATCGTCTGCTCGAGATCAGCGACCGCGGCATCTCCATGGTGGAGGCCTTCGCCACTGCCGATCAGGTGCTCCTGGCCGGTGTGCAGGGCATCACCGACCTGATCACGACCCCGGGTCTGATCAACCTCGACTTCGCCGACGTGAAGTCGGTCATGCAGGGCGCCGGGTCGGCCCTGATGGGCATCGGCTCCGCCCGCGGCGCCGACCGTGCCATCAAGGCCGCGGAGCTCGCCGTCGAGTCGCCCCTCCTCGAGGCATCGATCGAGGGCGCGCACGGTGTGCTGCTGTCGATCCAGGGCGGGTCCAACCTCGGCATCTTCGAGATCAACGACGCCGCGCAGCTGGTGAAGGAGGCCGCCCACCCCGAGGCCAACATCATCTTCGGAACGGTCATCGACGACACCCTCGGTGACGAGGTGCGCGTCACCGTCATCGCGGCCGGATTCGACGGCGGCGAGCCGTCGCTGCGGATCGACCCGGTCGCCGCCGCTCGCCCGGCCAGTGTGCCCGTCGTGCCCGCGATGCCCGCCGTCGACGCCGCGCGGGAGGTCGAGCCGGAGCGGGTCGAGCCGAAGAAGGAGTCGATCTCGGTCGGGGCCACCCTGCCCGACACCGGCTACGACTCGGCGTTCGGGGATGACGATCTCGACATCCCCGACTTCCTGAAGTGA
- a CDS encoding DivIVA domain-containing protein, which translates to MALTPDDVVTKQFQHVRFKEGFDPDEVDDFLDEIVVEWRKTIAENEELKAKLAALESGESAPATVAAPVAEAPAAASEPTSAPAADAGSPSAASAGIIELAQRLHDEHVAEGRAKRDQLISDAQAQATSIVSEAEARGRDEMARLEKERATLEGRISELRQFERDYRTQLRSYIEGHLRDLDASSTATGSAPVPAVGL; encoded by the coding sequence ATGGCATTGACCCCCGATGACGTCGTCACCAAGCAGTTCCAGCACGTCCGCTTCAAGGAGGGTTTCGACCCGGACGAGGTCGACGACTTCCTCGACGAGATCGTCGTCGAATGGCGCAAGACGATCGCCGAGAACGAGGAGCTGAAGGCCAAGCTCGCCGCCCTCGAATCCGGCGAGTCCGCCCCGGCCACGGTCGCCGCCCCGGTAGCGGAGGCCCCGGCCGCGGCCTCCGAGCCGACCTCGGCGCCCGCCGCGGACGCCGGCTCGCCGAGCGCCGCCAGCGCCGGCATCATCGAGCTCGCACAGCGTCTCCACGACGAGCACGTCGCGGAGGGTCGCGCCAAGCGTGACCAGCTCATCTCCGACGCCCAGGCTCAGGCCACGTCGATCGTCTCCGAAGCCGAGGCCCGCGGACGCGACGAGATGGCTCGCCTGGAGAAGGAGCGCGCCACGCTCGAGGGTCGCATCAGCGAGCTGCGTCAGTTCGAGCGTGATTACCGCACGCAGCTCCGCAGCTACATCGAGGGGCACCTGCGCGACCTGGACGCGTCGTCGACCGCCACCGGGTCTGCGCCCGTGCCGGCCGTCGGCCTGTAG
- a CDS encoding YggT family protein, whose translation MPVIAFIASILNAILFIYVFVLLGRLVLEWIPFFNREWRPKGVGLVLAEVVYTVTDPPIKMFRRFIPPLRVGPVALDFGFALTMLLCFILLAVTRSLTMV comes from the coding sequence GTGCCCGTCATCGCGTTCATCGCTTCCATCCTCAACGCGATCCTCTTCATCTACGTCTTCGTCCTGCTGGGGCGCCTGGTGCTCGAGTGGATCCCCTTCTTCAACCGCGAGTGGCGGCCGAAGGGCGTAGGCCTGGTGCTCGCCGAGGTCGTCTACACCGTCACGGATCCGCCGATCAAGATGTTCCGGCGCTTCATCCCGCCCCTGCGGGTGGGGCCGGTCGCTCTCGATTTCGGCTTCGCGCTGACGATGCTGCTCTGCTTCATCCTGCTCGCCGTCACCCGTTCGCTCACGATGGTCTGA
- a CDS encoding NUDIX domain-containing protein, with product MPTPDFVLDLRRHIGTRPLPLVGVTAVIEHEGAVLLGRRSDNGRLTPVTGIVDPGEEPADAACREAEEEAGVIVRAVRLAFVHQIPRITYDNGDQSDYLDLTFRCAWISGSPAPVDGEMTEVGWYPITAVESLLDDDMAERVRRALEDGPTVFLQSG from the coding sequence ATGCCGACACCGGATTTCGTCCTGGACCTGCGCCGCCACATAGGGACCCGCCCCCTCCCCCTGGTGGGCGTGACCGCCGTGATCGAGCACGAGGGAGCCGTGCTGCTGGGCCGCCGCAGCGACAACGGCCGACTCACTCCCGTCACCGGCATCGTCGACCCGGGCGAGGAGCCCGCCGATGCCGCCTGCCGTGAGGCGGAGGAGGAAGCGGGAGTCATCGTCCGCGCGGTCCGACTGGCCTTCGTGCACCAGATCCCTCGGATCACCTACGACAACGGCGATCAGAGCGATTACCTGGATCTCACCTTCCGCTGCGCGTGGATCTCGGGCTCCCCCGCACCGGTGGACGGTGAGATGACCGAGGTCGGCTGGTACCCGATCACCGCGGTCGAGTCACTCCTCGACGACGACATGGCCGAGCGCGTCCGTCGTGCCCTCGAGGACGGTCCGACCGTCTTCCTCCAGAGTGGGTGA
- a CDS encoding YggS family pyridoxal phosphate-dependent enzyme produces the protein MIAPTTRDEPPDEDDLARRLADVDARIVEAARTAGRRPEEITRIVVTKFHPARLVERLYGLGVRDVGENRQQELSAKHEAVGPLAGLRWHFIGQAQTNKARAIRSAAAVVHSVDRPKIADALDRAADESEPLLDVFLQVNLTDDPGRGGVAPGELNALADHTARCDTLRVRGVMAVAPLDEAPAAAFERLARYAEAVRAVVPDANWLSAGMTGDFAEAIAIGATHLRIGTAITGPRPERG, from the coding sequence ATGATCGCACCCACGACGCGCGACGAGCCGCCGGACGAGGACGACCTCGCCCGGCGGCTCGCCGATGTGGATGCGCGCATCGTCGAGGCGGCGCGCACCGCCGGTCGTCGCCCGGAGGAGATCACGCGGATCGTGGTGACCAAATTCCATCCCGCCCGTCTCGTCGAGAGGCTCTACGGTCTCGGCGTCCGGGATGTGGGCGAGAACCGCCAGCAGGAGCTCTCGGCCAAGCACGAGGCCGTGGGACCATTGGCGGGCCTGCGCTGGCACTTCATCGGTCAGGCGCAGACCAACAAGGCTCGAGCGATCCGTTCCGCCGCCGCGGTGGTGCACTCGGTCGACCGACCGAAGATCGCCGACGCCCTCGACCGCGCCGCCGACGAGTCCGAACCCCTGCTGGATGTCTTCCTGCAGGTCAACCTCACCGATGACCCCGGGCGAGGCGGCGTCGCGCCCGGGGAACTGAACGCTCTGGCCGACCACACCGCCCGCTGCGACACGCTGCGCGTCCGCGGCGTGATGGCCGTCGCCCCCCTCGATGAAGCGCCTGCCGCGGCCTTCGAGCGCCTCGCGCGGTACGCCGAGGCGGTGCGCGCCGTCGTTCCAGACGCGAACTGGCTGTCGGCGGGGATGACCGGAGACTTCGCCGAGGCGATCGCCATCGGCGCGACACACCTACGCATCGGTACGGCAATCACCGGCCCGCGGCCCGAGCGCGGTTAA
- a CDS encoding FtsQ-type POTRA domain-containing protein: MTTDDAVDVEDRPGVILPLPTDVGAATGSRGRSRRGPGGRRAGEEPGSEPGGSASGASSAASDDGPVEGAEPAEQPVGLLAVWRASRARRRALRAEVRRFTVRQRRRRALWVSVIGAILVVAGVTAAVAYSPLFAVERVRVVGAVQLDAGGVEAALASQLGTPLPLVDEAAIQDTLSDFPFVQSYTLEARPPHELVVRIVERTPIGAIASASGYSVVDAAGVVLSASTEPPPGEPVLDVRGGVDGDAFAAVGRVMRALPASIGDQVTAVSATSAFDVTMTLTSSSRVVWGSAEESALKARVLETVMVARPADTVTEYDVSSPDAVVIR, translated from the coding sequence GTGACGACGGATGACGCGGTCGACGTCGAAGACCGTCCGGGCGTCATCCTGCCGCTCCCGACCGACGTCGGTGCCGCGACGGGATCGCGCGGTCGGTCGCGGAGAGGCCCCGGCGGGCGGAGAGCGGGCGAGGAGCCCGGATCCGAACCGGGCGGGTCGGCGTCGGGGGCGTCAAGCGCTGCGTCGGACGACGGTCCGGTCGAGGGCGCGGAGCCGGCGGAGCAGCCGGTCGGCCTGCTGGCGGTGTGGCGCGCGTCGCGCGCCCGGAGGAGAGCGCTGCGTGCAGAGGTCCGGCGTTTCACCGTCCGCCAGCGCCGCCGGCGCGCGCTGTGGGTGTCGGTGATCGGTGCCATCCTCGTCGTGGCAGGGGTGACCGCCGCCGTGGCCTACAGCCCGCTCTTCGCCGTCGAACGTGTTCGGGTCGTCGGAGCGGTTCAGCTCGACGCCGGTGGCGTCGAGGCGGCGCTGGCGTCGCAGCTGGGCACTCCTCTCCCGCTCGTGGACGAAGCGGCCATCCAGGACACGCTCTCCGATTTCCCGTTCGTTCAGAGCTACACCCTCGAGGCGCGGCCGCCGCACGAGCTCGTCGTCCGGATCGTCGAACGCACGCCCATCGGCGCGATCGCGTCGGCATCGGGGTACTCCGTCGTCGATGCCGCAGGGGTCGTCCTCTCGGCCAGTACCGAGCCGCCGCCGGGCGAGCCGGTGCTGGACGTGCGCGGCGGAGTCGACGGCGATGCTTTCGCGGCCGTCGGCAGGGTGATGCGGGCGCTTCCCGCCTCGATCGGCGACCAGGTGACGGCGGTGAGTGCGACCTCGGCCTTCGATGTGACGATGACGTTGACCTCATCCTCCCGCGTGGTCTGGGGGAGTGCGGAGGAATCCGCGCTGAAGGCCCGGGTCCTCGAGACCGTCATGGTCGCACGGCCGGCCGATACCGTCACCGAGTACGACGTCTCCTCGCCCGACGCGGTCGTGATCCGCTGA
- a CDS encoding UDP-N-acetylglucosamine--N-acetylmuramyl-(pentapeptide) pyrophosphoryl-undecaprenol N-acetylglucosamine transferase: MTTYLFAGGGTAGHVNPLLAVADALRAREPDAEVLVLGTREGLEARLVPERGYELLFVDKVPFPRRPDRAAAMFPQRFGRAVAQVRRHLRERRAEVVVGFGGYAAAPAYVAARRERIPTVVHEANARPGLANVLGARRAAAVGVAFTGTRLRGARVVGMPLRREIVDLDPAARREEAAEAFGLDPARPVLLVFGGSLGAQRLNESFGDDGGAAWRDVVDAGWQLLHVTGERSATPDPDVAGYAVRRYVDRMDLAFALADAVVSRAGAATVSEISALGIPAVYVPYAVGNGEQALNAASAVAAGAAALILDADFTAERVRREVIPLLTDQPRLEAMRRAAASVGTRSGSEAVIALIDEALGRGR, encoded by the coding sequence GTGACGACCTACCTGTTCGCCGGCGGTGGCACCGCCGGGCACGTCAATCCGCTGCTGGCGGTCGCCGACGCCCTGCGCGCGCGCGAGCCCGACGCCGAGGTGCTCGTCCTCGGCACGAGGGAGGGTCTGGAGGCCCGGCTCGTCCCCGAACGCGGCTACGAGCTGCTGTTCGTCGACAAGGTGCCCTTCCCCCGCCGGCCCGACCGAGCCGCCGCGATGTTCCCGCAGCGATTCGGGCGGGCGGTCGCCCAGGTACGGCGTCATCTGCGCGAACGGAGGGCCGAGGTGGTCGTCGGGTTCGGCGGATACGCCGCAGCGCCGGCCTACGTCGCCGCGCGGCGCGAGCGCATCCCGACCGTCGTCCACGAGGCCAACGCCCGTCCGGGGCTCGCCAACGTGCTGGGGGCACGGCGGGCCGCGGCGGTGGGTGTCGCCTTCACGGGGACGCGATTGCGCGGTGCCCGGGTCGTCGGGATGCCGCTTCGCCGGGAGATCGTCGACCTCGATCCCGCCGCCCGACGCGAAGAGGCCGCGGAGGCCTTCGGTCTCGACCCGGCTCGGCCCGTGCTGCTGGTGTTCGGCGGATCGCTCGGCGCGCAGCGCCTGAACGAATCCTTCGGAGACGACGGCGGTGCGGCCTGGCGCGACGTGGTCGACGCCGGCTGGCAGCTGCTGCACGTCACAGGGGAGCGGAGCGCCACCCCCGACCCGGACGTCGCCGGGTACGCCGTGCGCCGCTATGTCGATCGGATGGATCTCGCATTCGCGCTGGCCGACGCCGTGGTCTCCCGCGCTGGAGCGGCGACGGTGAGCGAGATCAGCGCGCTCGGCATCCCCGCGGTCTACGTCCCCTACGCGGTCGGCAACGGCGAGCAGGCTCTCAACGCCGCATCTGCCGTGGCCGCCGGAGCGGCAGCGCTGATCCTGGACGCGGACTTCACGGCCGAGCGGGTGCGCCGTGAAGTCATCCCGCTCCTCACGGATCAGCCGCGTCTGGAGGCGATGCGTCGCGCCGCCGCATCCGTCGGCACCCGTTCGGGAAGCGAGGCGGTCATCGCTCTCATCGACGAGGCGCTCGGTCGCGGTCGGTGA
- the ftsW gene encoding putative lipid II flippase FtsW, translating into MTVTTTQTRSPRTPPSPPDGDGRRGLAARVSLGRVFAPVPSEFLLIASTALLLTIFGLVMVLSATSATSTAAGQAPWDAAMKQAVFAMIGVPLMFIASRLPITFWKKIAWPALIGAVAFQLLVFTPLGHGADGNRNWITIAGFQAQPSEFLKLALALWVGYVLYRKRTLLAMWRHVYIPLVPVAGLAIATVLAGRDLGTAMILVLLVLGALFFSGVRLRIFILPAIAAAAAVAVLAVTSPDRMRRFLSFLNPNCLDDYFNDCYQPLHGMWGLAGGGVFGLGLGNSKEKYDWLPAAANDYIFAIVGEELGLIGCAVVLGLIALYAVGAFHVIRRTDDPFVRIVAGGITVWVVGQALINIGVVLRVFPVLGVPLPFMSQGGTSLVSVLVASGVLLSFARSLPPRRAVSVVG; encoded by the coding sequence ATGACGGTGACGACGACGCAGACCCGCAGCCCCCGCACCCCACCGAGCCCGCCTGACGGCGACGGGCGGCGCGGACTCGCGGCCCGGGTATCACTCGGACGGGTCTTCGCCCCGGTGCCGAGCGAGTTCCTCCTCATCGCCTCCACGGCGCTGCTGCTGACGATCTTCGGTCTGGTGATGGTGCTCTCCGCGACCTCCGCCACATCCACAGCCGCAGGCCAGGCCCCCTGGGACGCCGCGATGAAGCAGGCGGTGTTCGCGATGATCGGCGTACCGCTGATGTTCATCGCCAGTCGGCTGCCGATCACGTTCTGGAAGAAGATCGCGTGGCCCGCGCTCATCGGGGCCGTGGCCTTTCAGCTGCTGGTGTTCACCCCCCTCGGGCACGGCGCCGACGGCAACCGCAACTGGATCACCATCGCCGGATTCCAGGCGCAGCCCTCGGAGTTCCTGAAGCTCGCCCTGGCACTGTGGGTGGGGTACGTGCTCTACCGCAAGCGCACGCTGCTGGCGATGTGGCGACACGTCTATATTCCGCTCGTGCCCGTCGCGGGCCTCGCCATCGCGACGGTGCTGGCCGGTCGGGACCTCGGTACAGCGATGATCCTGGTGCTCCTCGTGCTGGGCGCGCTGTTCTTCTCCGGCGTTCGCCTCCGCATCTTCATCCTCCCCGCCATCGCCGCCGCGGCGGCCGTCGCCGTGCTCGCCGTCACGAGCCCCGACCGCATGCGCCGCTTCCTCAGCTTCCTCAATCCCAACTGCCTCGACGATTACTTCAACGACTGCTATCAGCCCCTTCACGGCATGTGGGGTCTGGCCGGCGGCGGCGTCTTCGGCCTCGGGCTCGGCAACTCCAAGGAGAAGTACGACTGGCTCCCGGCCGCGGCCAACGACTACATCTTCGCGATCGTCGGCGAGGAGCTCGGTCTGATCGGCTGCGCGGTCGTGCTCGGTCTCATCGCGCTCTACGCGGTGGGGGCCTTCCACGTCATCCGGCGTACCGATGACCCGTTCGTCCGCATCGTCGCCGGTGGCATCACCGTCTGGGTGGTCGGGCAGGCCCTGATCAACATCGGCGTGGTGCTCCGGGTGTTCCCCGTGCTCGGTGTGCCGCTGCCGTTCATGTCGCAGGGAGGAACGTCCCTCGTCTCCGTGCTCGTGGCATCGGGCGTGCTGCTGTCCTTCGCGCGTTCGCTCCCTCCCAGACGGGCGGTTAGTGTCGTCGGGTGA
- the lspA gene encoding signal peptidase II, protein MTGRTPLHRAAASIIVVILATVVLAADQFTKYLAIQSLPYQEPVRILGDFLIFYLTRNPGAAFSLGEDVTWIFTIALAVVAVVIVFLAVTRLRSRIWAIVLGLLLGGVLGNLTDRLLREPGFPVGHVVDFINTPWMMPAIYNVADIFIVTMMISVAALVLFGPHLDGTRQERSSRKGEPASADSASRSERAVD, encoded by the coding sequence TTGACCGGTCGAACCCCGCTTCACCGGGCGGCGGCCAGCATCATCGTCGTGATCCTCGCGACGGTCGTGCTGGCCGCCGACCAGTTCACGAAGTACCTCGCCATCCAGAGCCTGCCGTACCAGGAGCCGGTGCGGATCCTCGGCGACTTCCTGATCTTCTACCTCACCCGCAATCCAGGCGCTGCGTTCTCCCTCGGTGAGGACGTCACCTGGATCTTCACCATCGCGCTGGCGGTGGTGGCGGTCGTCATCGTGTTCCTCGCCGTCACGCGCCTGCGTTCCCGCATCTGGGCGATCGTCCTGGGGCTTCTCCTCGGCGGCGTGCTGGGCAATCTCACCGACCGCCTGCTCCGCGAGCCCGGCTTCCCCGTCGGTCACGTCGTGGACTTCATCAACACCCCGTGGATGATGCCCGCCATCTACAACGTCGCCGACATCTTCATCGTCACGATGATGATCTCGGTCGCCGCCCTCGTGCTGTTCGGCCCGCACCTGGACGGGACGCGGCAGGAGCGATCGTCCCGCAAGGGAGAACCGGCATCGGCCGATTCCGCGTCTCGCTCAGAGCGCGCGGTCGACTGA
- a CDS encoding GNAT family N-acetyltransferase, which yields MSIHVRPATVFDDIRTMVGPKKPTSNVCWCLSYRVPGAENRALHGPARGERVRELLAGGPPGVLAYDGDDVVGWAAVHPRADTSFAANRKIPHVDDRDVWSVWCIRVRPGYRGRGLSHALLDGAVRFARDSAAPAIEGYPVDNRGAKVDLTMAYVGTRALFERAGFVHAADTTSVLNGFPRVLMRLDLA from the coding sequence ATGTCGATCCACGTGAGACCGGCGACGGTGTTCGATGACATCCGCACGATGGTCGGCCCGAAGAAGCCGACGTCGAACGTCTGCTGGTGTCTGAGCTATCGCGTGCCGGGCGCCGAGAATCGTGCTCTGCACGGGCCGGCGCGCGGCGAGCGGGTGAGGGAACTGCTCGCAGGCGGCCCGCCGGGCGTCCTCGCCTACGACGGCGATGACGTGGTCGGCTGGGCGGCGGTGCATCCGCGCGCAGACACGTCGTTCGCCGCGAATCGGAAGATCCCTCACGTGGATGACCGGGATGTGTGGAGCGTGTGGTGCATCCGCGTCCGGCCCGGGTACCGCGGGCGCGGGCTCTCGCACGCACTGCTGGATGGCGCGGTTCGATTCGCGCGCGACAGCGCCGCGCCCGCCATCGAGGGATACCCCGTCGACAACCGCGGAGCGAAGGTCGACCTGACGATGGCCTACGTCGGCACCCGTGCTCTCTTCGAGCGGGCCGGTTTCGTCCACGCCGCCGACACGACCTCCGTGCTGAACGGCTTCCCACGCGTGCTCATGCGTCTCGACCTCGCGTGA
- a CDS encoding RluA family pseudouridine synthase, with translation MESRHLPVPDGLDGTRADAALAKMLGFSRTFAVDVLDAGGARMDGRALAKSDRLRGGAWLEVEWAAREDPRIIPVDVPDLGVVHQDADLIVVDKPAGVAAHPSVGWEGPTVLGALAAAGVPVATTGAAERQGVVHRLDVGTSGLMVVAKTEAAYTALKRAFREREVEKVYHAVVQGHPDPLAGTIDAPIGRHPTHSWKFAVIPSGKDSVTHYETLEAFPGASLLEIHLETGRTHQIRVHMAAHRHPCVGDPLYGADPTLGARLGLARQWLHAHRLAFTHPATGEWVAFTSDYPADLAAALEILRGE, from the coding sequence GTGGAGTCGCGACACCTCCCCGTTCCGGACGGGCTCGACGGTACCCGTGCCGACGCCGCGCTGGCCAAGATGCTGGGCTTCTCCCGCACCTTCGCCGTGGATGTCCTCGACGCCGGCGGTGCGCGGATGGACGGGCGCGCCCTGGCGAAGTCGGATCGCCTCCGCGGCGGCGCCTGGCTCGAGGTCGAATGGGCGGCCAGGGAGGATCCCCGGATCATTCCGGTGGACGTTCCCGATCTCGGAGTGGTCCACCAGGACGCCGACCTGATCGTCGTGGACAAGCCGGCGGGAGTCGCGGCGCATCCGTCGGTCGGCTGGGAAGGCCCCACGGTCCTCGGTGCCCTCGCGGCGGCGGGCGTGCCCGTCGCCACGACGGGAGCGGCGGAGCGTCAGGGCGTGGTCCACCGGCTGGATGTCGGTACGAGCGGACTCATGGTCGTCGCCAAGACCGAGGCGGCCTACACCGCTCTCAAGCGCGCCTTCAGGGAGCGCGAGGTCGAGAAGGTCTACCACGCTGTCGTGCAGGGGCATCCAGATCCGTTGGCGGGCACGATCGACGCGCCGATCGGACGCCACCCGACCCACTCCTGGAAGTTCGCCGTCATCCCCTCCGGCAAAGATTCCGTCACCCACTACGAGACCCTCGAGGCGTTTCCCGGCGCATCGCTGCTGGAGATCCACCTCGAAACGGGCCGGACCCACCAGATCCGCGTGCACATGGCCGCCCACCGGCATCCGTGCGTCGGAGACCCCCTCTACGGTGCCGACCCCACCCTCGGTGCGCGGCTGGGACTGGCGAGGCAGTGGCTGCACGCGCATCGCCTGGCCTTCACCCACCCCGCCACGGGGGAGTGGGTCGCGTTCACGTCGGACTACCCCGCGGACCTCGCCGCGGCGCTGGAGATCCTCCGCGGAGAGTGA